Genomic DNA from Anaerolineae bacterium:
CATAGTAGGCGAAGCCTGCACAGGCGATCAGGAGATCAATGCCCCCCAGCGCTGACAGGGCCAGGTCAAAGAGCGCATCGATATCCTGCGCGTTTCCCATGTCACCGACGTACGGGATCACTTCTGCCTGGCCGCCTGCTGCCCGGATGGCGTCCTCCAGACGGTCAGGCTGGATATCGACGGCGATAACCCGGCAGGGGTGATCTACCAGCAAACCCAGCAAGGCGCGGCCTATGCCGGAGGCAGCGCCAGTGAGGATGATCTGGCTCTGGTCAATCTGCAAGGTATCTAGCCCTTTCCGTAGAGTCGCTCAGCGCGGCGCGGTGTAGACAGGCCGTCCAGCGACGATCACCTGCTCGACTAGGTTGACGCCAAAGTGGTAGCCCAGTTCGCGGTAGTCGCCGGTGCGCCAGATTACCACATCGGCGGCGCGGCCCGATTCCAGACTCCCGAGCTGGTCGCCCAGCGCCAGCGCCCACGCCGCATTGAGCGTGCAGGCCACGAGCGCCTGGGCCTGGGTCAGGCGCTGATAGCGGGTAGCCAGCGCCAGGACAAACTGCAGGTTCTCCGTCCAGGCCGGACCGGGATTACAGTCGGTCGCCAGGGCGAGGATCGCACCCGCGTCGAGCAGCTTTTTCACTGGCGGGTAGTGACTGCTGCCCAGCCCGAAAGGCGTGGTGGGCAGGGCAACGGCGACGGTCTGGCTGGCACCGAGTAGCGCGATCTCCTCATCGGGAGTGACGTCAAGATGATCGAGGGAGGTTACCCCCAGCTCAACACCGAGGCGCGTCCCGCCCAGCGCCACGAACTCATCGACATGGATCTTCAGCTTCAAACCGGCTTTGAGAGCGGCTTCCAGAATGCAGCGCGTTTGCTCAAGCGTGAAAGCGCCTTCCTCGCAGAAGACATCGCAGAACATCACGCCCGGCCAGTGCTCTGCCTTCCAGGCGGCAACAGCCGGCAACATTTCCTTTATTACCAGGTCAACGTAGGCGTCAGACTGGCCGGTGTATTCCGGCGGCACTGCGTGCGCGCCCAGAAAAGTCGGGATGACGCGGATCGGATGTTCCGCGTCCAGCAGGGCGATGGCACTGAGCATCTTGATCTCCTCAGCGGTGCTCAGACCATAGCCCGTCTTGATCTCTACAGTGGTTGTGCCGTGTTGGAGGGCCAGATCAAGGCGTTGCAGGCCGGTAGTCACCAGTTCATCCAGGCTAGCCTGACGGGTAGCCTGGACCGTCCGGTTGATCCCGCCTCCCTCCGCCATGATCTGCTGGTACGTCGCGCCCCTGATACGCCGTTCGAACTCCTCAGCCCGGTCCCCGGCCCAGACCAGATGGGTGTGCGGATCAACCAGGCCGGGCGTTACCAGCCGCCCGCCAGCATCGATGACGTCGTCGGCGCTATAGGTGGCGGTGATCGATTCGGTCAGGCCAACGGCCTGCACAAGGCCATCTTGGATGGCCAGAGCGCCATCTTCGATCAGCCCCAGATCACCCAGGGCATGCCCGCGCTGTGGGCCGTTGTTATGGGGCGGGATGGTGCACAACTGTCGCGCATGGGTGATCAGCAGATCGACGTGCTGGCGCATACCTGTCTCCCCCTGTCCGGGTGCTCTGGAGAACCGCAAGATCAGCGTTTGGGTTGATTTTAGCGCAGTTTGTCTGCAGAATGGCCTTACAGCGCAACCGGTGAACCGCTGTGCAAACGTTGCTGAAACGAAGCTCACCGGGGGAAAGGCATTGTTGACCGATGAAAGGGATATCTGGCCGGGTCACGCGGGGCTTGCTGGTGATACTGCTGATGAGCCTGGCCATACCTGTCGCTGCCCAGGGCGGGGAAAGGTTGCCGCTGACGGCCCACCTGACTGGTTTCCGTCACGAGTATCAGGGCTGGAACAATTGCGGTCCGGCAACGCTGACGATGGCCCTGAGCTACTACGGCTGGGCCAACGATCAGATCGTGGCTGCCCGGTGGCTCAAACCTGACCCTGAAGATAAGAATGTCAGCGCGGACCAGATGGCCGCGTTTGTCAACCAGTTCACGCCTGTTCGAGCGCTGGTGCGCTATGCCGGGGACCTGGATCGGCTGCGGCAGCTGGTCAACGCAGGTTACCCGGTTGTGGTGGCGGCAGGTTTTGAGCCGGGCGATGAGGACTGGATGGGGCACTATCTCCTTGTGGCGGGCTACGACGATCTCGCCGGGACGATTCTCAGCCAGGATTCCTACCTGGGGCCGGATACAATCTACCGGCAGGATGATTTCGACCGCTACTGGCGGCATTTCAACCGGGTGTACATTGTGCTCTACCCGCCGGAAGAGGAAGCTGCGGTGCTGGCGCTGCTTGGCGATGACGCCGATGTACAGTCGAATTTCGAGCGTGCGCTGGCTGTTGCCCGGCAGGAGGCCGCCGCCAGCAGCGATGATCCGTTTGCCTGGTTCAACCTGGGAACAAGCTATGTTCTACTGGGGCAATACGAACAGGCTGCGCTGGCCTTCGACCGGGCGCGGACGACGGGCCAGGGATTGCCCTGGCGGATGCTGTGGTATCAGTTCGGCCCATTTGAAGCCTACTACAGGGCAGGACGCTACTATGATATGCTTGACCTGGTGCGCTTCAACCTGGCAACCACGCCGGAAGGCGAACATGCCATTGAGGAAACGTATTACTATGCCGGGCTGGCCAGAGCCGCGCTCGGCGAGACTGAGCGTGCTATTCTCAATTTGCGCCAGGCGCTCCTGATCAACCCGAACTTTGTTCCGGCTGCCGAAGCCCTGGCAACTCTGGAACCATAGGTTGCTGTTGCCAATGTTGTTCAGCAGGTCTATCGTACCGCGTCTGGTATCCGTAGATGCCAGGCACAGCGTGTTACCGCTATTGGCGGATACGCAATTTGTCATGACGCACCTTGACTGGCGGACGCCGGAGGAATGGCTGGCCGATCCTGCCATCACTGTCTGCGCTGGATATGACGGCAGAGAGGCGGTCGCTGTCATGGCAACCAGCGTTCCGGAAGAAGGGGTGTGCTGGCTGCGCGTGCTGGCAGTGGGCAGGGGCATCAGCCTGGGCCGGGCGACCCGCCAGCTCTGGTCATGTCTGGCTTCACATTTGCGGGCTGAGGGTGTCCGCGAGGTCTACGTTATTGTTCTGGCGGAGTGGGCGCATTATCCCCTGCTGGAGGCCGGCTTTCGCCGGGTTGAGGATGTCATTCTGCTGGAGCGTGCGCCGGATGCGCCGTTACCTCCTCAGGCTCCACGACCGGACGCGCTGTGCATGATCCCGGTCAATGATGGATTGCTGGGGATGGTGAAGGCCGTCGACCGGGCTACATTTGCGCCCTGCTGGCGATTAGACACTGGCGACTTGCAGGTGGCCAGCAGGCAGGCGGCAGTCTTTCTGCTGGCCGAGGTAGCCGGGAGACCGGCCGGTTACGCCCTGGTCACCGCCATAGACGGCGAAGCTCATCTGGCACGGCTGGCCACTGCCCCCGTTTTTCAGCGTTGCGGAGTCGCCACTGCCCTGCTGCATGAGGCAGTTCCGGTTCTGAGGGCGGCAGGGTTGCCCCTGACAACGGTTAATACCCAGCGCAGCAACCAGGCATCCCGGCAGCTATACGCTCGCTGGGGATTCAGGGAGACGGGTTTCTGGCTGCCTGTGCTGGCGGCTTCACCGGGGTGATGGCCTGCTCGCCAGATCAGCTTTCCGCGGGCGGGGCAGGGTTGTCCGCGGTGGAAGGCGGCTGAGCACCTGCGGGCAGTGTAGCATCTCCACTCGCGGCGATGGCGCCTTTGTCCGGCTGGGAAT
This window encodes:
- a CDS encoding imidazolonepropionase, whose translation is MRQHVDLLITHARQLCTIPPHNNGPQRGHALGDLGLIEDGALAIQDGLVQAVGLTESITATYSADDVIDAGGRLVTPGLVDPHTHLVWAGDRAEEFERRIRGATYQQIMAEGGGINRTVQATRQASLDELVTTGLQRLDLALQHGTTTVEIKTGYGLSTAEEIKMLSAIALLDAEHPIRVIPTFLGAHAVPPEYTGQSDAYVDLVIKEMLPAVAAWKAEHWPGVMFCDVFCEEGAFTLEQTRCILEAALKAGLKLKIHVDEFVALGGTRLGVELGVTSLDHLDVTPDEEIALLGASQTVAVALPTTPFGLGSSHYPPVKKLLDAGAILALATDCNPGPAWTENLQFVLALATRYQRLTQAQALVACTLNAAWALALGDQLGSLESGRAADVVIWRTGDYRELGYHFGVNLVEQVIVAGRPVYTAPR
- a CDS encoding GNAT family N-acetyltransferase — translated: MTHLDWRTPEEWLADPAITVCAGYDGREAVAVMATSVPEEGVCWLRVLAVGRGISLGRATRQLWSCLASHLRAEGVREVYVIVLAEWAHYPLLEAGFRRVEDVILLERAPDAPLPPQAPRPDALCMIPVNDGLLGMVKAVDRATFAPCWRLDTGDLQVASRQAAVFLLAEVAGRPAGYALVTAIDGEAHLARLATAPVFQRCGVATALLHEAVPVLRAAGLPLTTVNTQRSNQASRQLYARWGFRETGFWLPVLAASPG